In one window of Denticeps clupeoides chromosome 2, fDenClu1.1, whole genome shotgun sequence DNA:
- the tmem186 gene encoding transmembrane protein 186, which produces MLARLARWPRSPVLWCRNYGTADDSATSQATRRQAPAFSAIYAFPAIRLLRGLSRLKLLQTGLTGVLLPPVYYLHLAGQAPPSLAAYSTGVALLAAATLYPVSHCVRRVVGMMYLDRDGTTLRVSHLTFWGRRKDVYVPVSDVMTLGDAGDAPGELILRLRRYSRPGAMYFSPRLGRVLDPEAFRRVFGSPS; this is translated from the exons ATG CTGGCGCGGTTGGCTCGCTGGCCTCGGTCCCCGGTGCTCTGGTGCCGGAACTACGGCACCGCAGACGACAGCGCGACTTCACAGGCGACACGGCGACAGGCGCCCGCCTTCTCCGCGATCTACGCGTTCCCCGCCATCCGGCTGCTGCGCGGCCTGTCCAGGCTCAAGCTGCTGCAGACCGGCCTGACGGGCGTCCTGCTGCCCCCGGTGTACTACCTCCACCTGGCGGGGCAGGCGCCTCCGTCGCTGGCGGCCTACAGCACGGGAGTCGCGCTGCTCGCCGCCGCCACGCTGTATCCCGTCAGCCACTGCGTGCGGCGGGTGGTGGGCATGATGTACCTGGACCGCGACGGGACGACGCTCAGGGTTTCCCACCTGACGTTCTGGGGGCGCCGGAAGGACGTGTACGTGCCCGTGTCTGACGTCATGACGCTGGGCGACGCCGGCGACGCTCCGGGCGAGCTCATCCTGCGGCTGAGGCGCTACAGCCGCCCGGGCGCCATGTACTTCTCCCCGCGGCTCGGACGCGTGCTGGACCCGGAGGCTTTCCGGAGGGTCTTCGGCTCGCCGTCCTGA